The following proteins are encoded in a genomic region of Mustela erminea isolate mMusErm1 chromosome 3, mMusErm1.Pri, whole genome shotgun sequence:
- the PCDHB1 gene encoding protocadherin beta-1, whose amino-acid sequence MAVAHRKLLQSRQVGSLLFMLCVSVGSAATIRYSVAEEMESGSFVANVAKDLGLEVGKLAARGARLVSEGNKLHFRLHRKTGDLFVKEKLDRESLCGKADPCVLHFEIVLVEPLQSFRVEVRVFDINDNAPIFLNKEPLLKIPESTPLGSRFPLQSAQDLDVGLNGLQNYTLSRNAYFHLHTRFRSHGPKYAELVLDKPLDREDQPEVNLTITAVDGGSPPKSGIAHIRVEVLDVNDHVPQFSRLVYRAQVLENSANGSLVATVSATDLDEGSNKEITYSLAQNPEAVLQTFQVDSHTGEVRLRGPLDFEAIETYDIDIQATDGGGLSAHSKVLVEVVDVNDNPPEVTVSSVSSPLPEDSPLQTVVALFSIRDRDVRVGGKITCFLREDLPFAVKPTFRNSYSLVTDRGLDREEVSGYNITIVAMDTGPPSLFTETVIEVLIADINDNPPVFQEDSYILTVRENNSPAIFIGKVHAEDLDLGENAQVTYTLLPPQSGDLSVFAYISINSDNGKLYALRTMDYEAIQNFQFVVKATDGGFLSLSSQVTVRVVVLDDNDNRPMILYPLQNGTLPCNDLVPRSADAGFLVTKVVAVDGDSGQNSWLSYHLLKATDPGLFSVQQQNGEIRTLRQISERDPMIQKLIILVQDHGQPALSTTASLNILLVNGFSEPYLQFRDPSKNPTRVNPSTKYLVISLAVLSFLFLLSVTVIFGIHIYQKVKYREKFTVQEHFYDDCNFPNNLVQRGANGSLSQPCPYEMCSATGTSNSEFRFLKRFMPNFPFPHGTGETKTEAGSRLPPDSNRNRSQGSEDHGQVPDNSM is encoded by the coding sequence ATGGCGGTGGCGCACAGAAAACTCCTGCAGAGCAGGCAAGTAGGGTCTCTTCTCTTTATGTTGTGCGTATCTGTGGGGAGTGCGGCCACCATCCGCTATTCAGTGGCGGAAGAGATGGAGAGCGGTTCGTTTGTGGCTAATGTGGCTAAGGACCTGGGGCTGGAGGTAGGGAAGCTGGCTGCGCGCGGGGCGCGGCTGGTTTCTGAAGGCAACAAACTGCATTTCCGTCTCCACCGTAAGACCGGGGATCTGTTCGTGAAGGAGAAACTGGATAGGGAGTCACTGTGTGGCAAAGCTGACCCGTGCGTCCTGCACTTTGAAATAGTCCTGGTGGAGCCGCTGCAGTCCTTTCGGGTTGAGGTCAGGGTATTTGATATCAATGACAATGCCCCGATTTTCCTGAACAAGGAGCCGCTTTTAAAGATTCCAGAGAGCACGCCCCTGGGTTCACGTTTTCCTCTGCAGAGCGCCCAGGATCTGGACGTGGGCCTCAATGGTCTTCAAAATTACACCTTGAGCCGCAATGCGTATTTCCACCTGCACACCCGCTTTCGCAGTCATGGGCCCAAATATGCTGAGCTGGTCTTGGATAAGCCCCTGGACAGAGAGGACCAGCCGGAAGTCAACTTGACAATTACGGCGGTGGATGGCGGGTCCCCACCCAAGTCGGGCATCGCGCACATCCGCGTGGAGGTTCTGGATGTCAATGACCACGTGCCTCAGTTCTCTAGGCTGGTGTACCGTGCTCAGGTACTGGAAAATAGCGCCAACGGTTCCTTGGTGGCCACTGTGAGTGCCACAGACCTGGACGAGGGCTCCAACAAGGAAATCACTTATTCCTTGGCTCAAAATCCAGAAGCAGTTCTCCAAACATTTCAGGTTGACTCTCACACTGGAGAGGTTCGACTGAGGGGGCCCCTAGATTTTGAAGCAATTGAAACATATGATATTGACATTCAAGCCACCGATGGAGGGGGCCTCTCTGCCCACAGCAAAGTCCTGGTGGAAGTGGTGGATGTTAATGACAATCCTCCTGAGGTGACAGTTTCCTCTGTGTCCAGCCCTCTCCCTGAGGACTCTCCACTACAAACTGTAGTGGCCCTTTTCTCTATTCGAGACCGGGATGTTCGGGTGGGAGGAAAAATCACCTGTTTCCTCAGAGAAGACCTTCCTTTTGCGGTCAAACCGACTTTCCGGAATTCTTACTCATTGGTTACTGACAGAGGCTTGGATCGGGAAGAGGTTTCAGGCTACAACATCACCATTGTTGCCATGGATACTGGACCACCCAGTCTGTTCACAGAAACTGTGATTGAGGTGTTAATAGCTGACATTAATGACAATCCCCCAGTATTTCAGGAAGACTCCTACATTTTGACTGTTCGAGAAAACAACAGCCCAGCAATTTTTATTGGCAAAGTTCACGCTGAGGATCTAGATTTGGGTGAGAATGCCCAAGTAACATATACTCTGCTGCCTCCACAAAGTGGAGATTTATCAGTCTTTGCTTACATCTCCATAAATTCAGACAATGGGAAGCTCTATGCACTTAGAACCATGGATTATGAGGCCATTCAAAATTTTCAGTTTGTGGTAAAGGCAACTGATGGGGGCTTCCTCTCACTGAGTAGCCAGGTTACTGTCAGGGTGGTTGTTCTGGATGACAATGACAACCGCCCAATGATCTTGTACCCACTGCAGAATGGCACCTTACCCTGCAACGACCTGGTGCCCAGGTCGGCGgatgcaggcttcctggtgaCCAAGGTAGTGGCTGTGGATGGTGACTCAGGTCAGAATTCTTGGCTTTCGTATCATCTCCTTAAGGCCACTGACCCTGGGTTATTCTCTGTTCAACAACAAAATGGAGAAATCCGTACATTGCGGCAGATATCTGAAAGAGACCCCATGATTCAGAAACTGATCATTCTTGTTCAGGATCATGGCCAACCAGCTCTTTCCACTACTGCCTCACTCAACATCTTGCTGGTAAATGGTTTTTCTGAACCCTATCTGCAGTTCCGGGATCCTTCCAAGAATCCTACAAGGGTAAATCCATCCACTAAATATTTGGTCATTTCTCTGGctgtgctttcctttctctttctcctctctgtcacGGTGATCTTTGGTATACACATCTACCAGAAggttaaatacagagaaaagttCACAGTTCAAGAGCATTTCTATGATGACTGCAATTTCCCTAATAACCTGGTACAAAGAGGGGCCAATGGATCGTTATCTCAACCATGTCCCTATGAAATGTGCTCAGCCACTGGCACCAGCAATAGTGAGTTTCGGTTTCTTAAACGCTTTATGCCCAACTTCCCCTTCCCGCATGGCACTGGAGAGACAAAAACAGAAGCTGGCTCCCGTTTACCACCAGACTCTAATAGGAATAGGTCTCAGGGGTCAGAGGACCATGGCCAAGTACCTGACAACAGTATGTAG